Part of the Alteracholeplasma palmae J233 genome, ACCTAGATGCTAAATTACGAGTACACATGAGAACAGAATTAAGTAGAATTCATAAATCGATTGCTGATAAATTCAATACAACTGCAATCTATGTAACACATGACCAAATCGAAGCGATGACAATGGCTGATAGAATTGTTGTTATGAAAGATGGTTATATTCAACAAGTAGACGTGCCTAAGAATATTTATGATCATCCAGTAAATATGTTCGTTGCAGGATTCATGGGAACTCCACCAATGAACTTTATTAAAGGTATTGTAGATGATAAAGGTGTATTTAAAGCAGAAGGTGCTGAAATTAATGTTCCTGAAGGAAAACTACAAATCTTAAAAGATAATGACTTCCTTAATAAAGAAGTAGTATTAGGTATCAGACCAGAAGATATCCATGATGAAGAAGTAGTATTAGAAACTTATCCAGGAGCTATTATTTCTGCTAAAGTTAATTTATCAGAATTACTTGGATCAGAAACTAACGTATTCTTTAATGTGGGTGGTTCTGATATTTGCGCAAGTATTGGAGCTAAAGATATTAAAATTGGAGACACAATGAAATTTGCTTTAGATATGAATAAAAGCCATTTCTTCAATCCAACAACTGAACATGTATTAACACTTAAAGAAGGCAAATAAGCCTTCTTTTTTATTATATAATGATGGACTATATTATAAATACTCATAAAGGTTGTAAAGTTTTTGATAAAAATAATAAAGAGTATCCTGTTACACAGTTAAC contains:
- a CDS encoding ABC transporter ATP-binding protein, whose protein sequence is MAKLQLNNINKIYPNGVQAVFDFNLEMNDKEFIVLVGPSGCGKSTTLRMIAGLEEISAGEFFIDGELVNDKAPKDRDIAMVFQSYALYPHMTVFDNMGYGLKLRKFPKEEIDRRVHEAAEILGLTPYLERKPKALSGGQRQRVALGRAIVREAKVFLLDEPLSNLDAKLRVHMRTELSRIHKSIADKFNTTAIYVTHDQIEAMTMADRIVVMKDGYIQQVDVPKNIYDHPVNMFVAGFMGTPPMNFIKGIVDDKGVFKAEGAEINVPEGKLQILKDNDFLNKEVVLGIRPEDIHDEEVVLETYPGAIISAKVNLSELLGSETNVFFNVGGSDICASIGAKDIKIGDTMKFALDMNKSHFFNPTTEHVLTLKEGK